A section of the Streptomyces xinghaiensis S187 genome encodes:
- a CDS encoding PH domain-containing protein produces the protein MTSAPEVICRSPYRGALGFFLGLGVAGALLAVARAASRGTLLDIWLGIGLFFAVVGSASVRWVTAEVRGDPYGLHIRTLLRRRSVPWRDIADLRIRIRSADAHRHEETRRVGLVLRDGRKRLLRLPYGGSSSDPEFNAKLDALRALHRRYGAPESDHLCPP, from the coding sequence ATGACCAGTGCACCGGAAGTGATCTGCCGTTCCCCCTACCGCGGCGCCCTGGGGTTCTTCCTCGGCCTCGGGGTGGCCGGGGCGCTCCTGGCCGTGGCGCGTGCGGCCTCCCGGGGCACACTGCTGGACATCTGGCTGGGCATCGGCCTGTTCTTCGCGGTGGTGGGCTCCGCCTCGGTGCGCTGGGTCACCGCCGAGGTGCGCGGTGACCCGTACGGCCTGCACATCCGGACGCTGCTGCGCCGCCGGAGCGTACCGTGGCGCGACATCGCCGATCTGCGGATACGGATCCGGTCCGCGGACGCCCACCGCCACGAGGAGACCCGCCGCGTCGGCCTGGTGCTGCGCGACGGACGCAAGCGGCTCCTGCGACTGCCGTACGGCGGCTCGTCCTCCGACCCGGAGTTCAACGCGAAGCTGGACGCGCTCCGCGCACTGCACCGCCGTTACGGGGCCCCGGAGTCCGACCACCTGTGCCCGCCATGA
- a CDS encoding DUF4157 domain-containing protein, with product MHAKKQPEKDAARRRVASPPEQAAVVAQPVAGSTSPQTIAALQSSAGNAGVVQMLRRAGHLPEQERHQHGAGCGHGAEQPDVQRSPVHDVLRSAGRPLDEPLRNEMETRLGADFSDVRVHTDAVAQRSTAELGAKAWTSGNDIAIGPDGADPHTLAHELTHVMQQRSGSVDGTTGPGGVRVSDPGDRFERAAEANAARVMSAPLPDVQRAPEEDARQAPADAGIPVQLARHATGPTERDPDSDNYDSDDDNFSTRFESQLPQPTPESTVASLVEQQSDQQVTLWRGTSLARAEAMEANGSAGGGSASASTTAPDRAASQAQIGYGGQLPEFTTRPGIAEGFSHKQALVVISIAAKYLSRGSSNEQGWTALPSAPLTVLHLVDRTRGQQSGRTANAS from the coding sequence ATGCACGCGAAGAAGCAGCCGGAGAAGGACGCCGCTCGACGGCGGGTGGCGAGCCCGCCGGAGCAGGCGGCCGTGGTGGCGCAGCCCGTCGCCGGCAGCACGTCACCGCAGACGATCGCGGCTTTACAGAGCAGTGCCGGAAACGCGGGCGTCGTGCAGATGCTCCGCCGGGCCGGGCACCTCCCGGAGCAGGAACGGCACCAGCACGGCGCCGGCTGCGGCCACGGGGCCGAGCAGCCGGACGTGCAGCGGTCCCCGGTGCACGACGTGCTGCGTTCGGCCGGGCGGCCGCTGGACGAGCCGCTCCGCAACGAGATGGAGACCAGGCTGGGCGCCGACTTCTCCGACGTCAGGGTGCACACCGACGCGGTGGCCCAGCGCTCCACGGCCGAGCTCGGCGCCAAGGCGTGGACTTCGGGCAACGACATCGCCATCGGTCCGGACGGCGCCGATCCCCACACGCTCGCGCACGAGCTCACCCATGTGATGCAGCAGCGCTCGGGGTCGGTGGACGGCACGACCGGGCCCGGCGGGGTGCGGGTGTCCGACCCGGGCGACCGGTTCGAACGGGCCGCCGAGGCCAACGCGGCCCGCGTGATGTCCGCCCCGCTCCCCGACGTCCAGCGCGCACCGGAGGAGGATGCCCGGCAGGCCCCGGCCGACGCCGGCATTCCCGTGCAGCTCGCCCGGCACGCCACCGGGCCGACGGAGCGGGACCCGGACAGCGACAACTACGACTCGGACGACGACAACTTCAGTACCAGGTTCGAGTCACAGCTGCCGCAGCCAACGCCCGAGTCCACGGTGGCGAGTCTGGTGGAGCAGCAGTCCGACCAGCAGGTGACCCTCTGGCGCGGGACCTCACTGGCACGGGCCGAGGCCATGGAGGCGAACGGCAGCGCGGGGGGCGGGTCCGCCAGCGCGAGCACCACCGCTCCGGACCGGGCCGCGAGCCAAGCCCAGATCGGTTACGGCGGTCAGCTGCCGGAGTTCACCACGCGCCCCGGAATCGCCGAGGGTTTCAGCCACAAGCAGGCGCTGGTGGTCATTTCCATCGCCGCGAAGTACCTGTCCAGGGGCAGCTCGAACGAGCAGGGCTGGACCGCGCTCCCCTCCGCGCCGCTCACGGTGCTCCATCTGGTGGACCGGACGCGCGGACAGCAGTCGGGACGCACGGCGAACGCCTCCTGA
- a CDS encoding DUF4157 domain-containing protein, whose protein sequence is MPSRSLPALQATAGNAAVVQLLRMAGHLTGQERHQHGAGCGHRSEQPRVQRSAVHDVLRAPGRPLDDTTRAEMESRLDADFSDVRVHNDSTAKASAAEVGARAYTSGSHVVIGDGGADKHTLAHELTHVIQQRQGPVAGTDNGAGVKVSDPSDRFEREAEANATRVMSGPAERRSGPEPAGEGGTGGAATADPVQRSAPAIQRMKLAQGRIAFTNVALKYPEYMDKAGRLLQLLAGHSMIRSYLGERDCSITLEKRTTETPADVIDKGEEGVFVNLASYYFENYDIGYIAGMLCHEFGIHPLAESMPNMAREEESFRDMPFPVPGLESEDRGGPDGFVSMNSANAKQADHVLGAIPGSPRYTVYRDLALEMAQMLLRDAETRVQGAREQDVTDLLDCFLMDVASIAATNDDRKRGLPVFTNREGEAVRRDIATVYNAYKQRLANGLPADRQGIAPLFPQDKTPQAVKADFQTLMARIAKGAFRAWSIDNSEG, encoded by the coding sequence ATGCCCTCCCGCAGCCTGCCCGCGCTGCAGGCCACCGCGGGGAACGCGGCCGTCGTACAACTGCTCCGCATGGCCGGGCACCTCACCGGGCAGGAGCGGCACCAGCACGGCGCCGGCTGCGGCCACCGGTCCGAGCAGCCCCGGGTGCAGCGCTCGGCCGTCCATGACGTGTTGCGTGCCCCCGGCCGGCCTCTCGACGACACCACCCGTGCCGAGATGGAGAGCCGGCTGGACGCGGACTTCTCCGACGTCCGGGTTCACAACGACAGCACCGCGAAGGCGTCCGCCGCCGAAGTCGGCGCCCGTGCCTACACCTCCGGCAGCCATGTCGTCATCGGTGACGGCGGCGCGGACAAGCACACCCTCGCGCACGAGCTGACGCATGTCATCCAGCAGCGGCAGGGCCCGGTCGCGGGCACGGACAACGGCGCGGGTGTGAAGGTGTCGGACCCCTCGGACCGGTTCGAACGCGAGGCGGAGGCCAACGCGACGCGGGTGATGTCGGGTCCGGCGGAGCGGAGGAGCGGCCCGGAACCGGCCGGCGAGGGCGGTACGGGAGGCGCGGCGACCGCGGATCCGGTGCAGCGTTCGGCACCGGCGATCCAGCGGATGAAACTGGCGCAGGGCAGGATCGCGTTCACCAACGTGGCCCTGAAGTACCCGGAGTACATGGACAAAGCCGGCCGGCTCCTCCAGTTGCTCGCCGGACACAGCATGATCAGGAGTTACCTCGGGGAGCGCGACTGCTCGATCACGCTGGAGAAGCGCACCACGGAGACCCCCGCCGACGTGATCGACAAGGGGGAGGAGGGCGTGTTCGTCAACCTCGCCTCCTACTACTTCGAGAACTACGACATCGGCTACATCGCCGGGATGCTCTGCCACGAGTTCGGCATCCACCCGCTCGCGGAGAGCATGCCGAACATGGCACGGGAGGAGGAGAGCTTCCGGGACATGCCCTTCCCCGTGCCCGGCCTGGAGAGCGAGGACAGGGGCGGGCCCGACGGGTTCGTCTCGATGAACTCGGCCAACGCCAAGCAGGCCGACCACGTGCTCGGCGCCATCCCCGGCAGCCCCCGCTACACCGTCTACCGGGATCTGGCCCTGGAGATGGCGCAGATGCTGCTGCGGGACGCGGAGACCCGCGTCCAGGGGGCCAGGGAGCAGGACGTCACGGACCTGCTCGACTGCTTCCTCATGGACGTCGCCTCCATCGCCGCCACCAACGACGACCGCAAGCGCGGGCTTCCCGTCTTCACCAACCGGGAAGGTGAGGCGGTGCGCCGCGACATCGCGACGGTCTACAACGCCTACAAACAGCGGCTGGCGAACGGTCTGCCGGCCGACCGCCAGGGCATCGCCCCGCTGTTCCCGCAGGACAAGACCCCGCAGGCCGTCAAGGCGGACTTCCAGACGCTCATGGCGCGCATCGCGAAGGGCGCGTTCCGGGCCTGGAGCATCGACAACAGCGAGGGGTGA
- a CDS encoding DUF397 domain-containing protein, translating to MNTAELVWSKSSYSGGGGDNCVEVAIRPEDVLVRDSKDTERHPLVVSPDAWTAFTAQAAHLRA from the coding sequence GTGAACACGGCTGAACTGGTGTGGTCCAAGAGCAGCTACAGCGGCGGCGGGGGTGACAACTGCGTCGAGGTCGCCATACGTCCTGAAGACGTCCTGGTCCGGGACTCCAAGGACACCGAACGGCACCCGCTGGTCGTTTCCCCCGACGCGTGGACGGCCTTCACCGCGCAGGCGGCGCACCTGCGCGCCTGA
- a CDS encoding helix-turn-helix domain-containing protein encodes MRAERQAAMAAGSGGGGKRGGDEGGTGGAGNGRGGSGGGGGACANGEPEVSDSLKTFGAVLKALREEARLTQEEFAPRVRYSQPYIAKIEQGKRFPPHNLIDRSEAVLGPAAARVLDAAARSLTRKAGLASWFRQWAGIEEEAVSLYAYECRVVPGLLQPEPYIRQIFERRLPPLTEEQFERQVAARLARQRLFTERPNTTFSFIIEQALLTRRLGGVDVTRTLIDHLLRQGRLRNVEIQVMPLEQEDHSGFEGPMYLAETVENRWIGYVEGHDNSALVTDPKVASSMLQRYGKMRAQALSRQATTSLLERMRGAL; translated from the coding sequence GTGCGGGCGGAAAGGCAGGCTGCGATGGCGGCGGGCAGCGGGGGCGGCGGCAAGCGCGGCGGAGACGAGGGTGGCACGGGCGGCGCCGGGAACGGGCGCGGAGGTAGCGGCGGTGGCGGCGGTGCCTGTGCGAACGGTGAGCCCGAGGTGTCCGACAGCCTCAAGACCTTCGGCGCGGTACTGAAGGCCCTCCGGGAGGAAGCCCGTTTGACGCAGGAGGAGTTCGCGCCCCGGGTGCGCTACTCCCAGCCATACATCGCCAAGATCGAGCAGGGCAAGCGGTTCCCGCCCCACAACCTCATCGACCGCTCGGAGGCCGTTCTGGGCCCGGCAGCCGCCCGCGTCCTGGACGCGGCGGCCCGCAGCCTCACCCGCAAGGCGGGGCTCGCCTCCTGGTTCCGGCAGTGGGCCGGGATCGAGGAGGAGGCGGTGTCGCTGTATGCGTATGAGTGCCGGGTCGTTCCGGGGCTGTTGCAGCCCGAGCCGTACATCCGGCAGATCTTCGAACGTCGCCTGCCGCCGCTCACGGAGGAGCAGTTCGAGCGTCAGGTAGCAGCCCGGCTGGCCAGACAGCGGCTCTTCACCGAACGGCCGAACACGACCTTCAGCTTCATCATCGAGCAGGCTCTGCTGACGCGCCGCTTGGGAGGCGTCGATGTCACGAGGACACTTATCGACCATCTTCTCCGGCAGGGACGCCTGCGGAACGTGGAGATCCAGGTCATGCCGCTTGAGCAGGAGGATCACTCCGGCTTCGAAGGGCCGATGTATCTGGCGGAGACGGTCGAGAACCGATGGATCGGCTACGTCGAGGGCCATGACAACAGCGCCCTCGTCACCGATCCGAAAGTAGCCAGTTCGATGCTTCAGCGCTATGGCAAGATGCGCGCACAGGCTCTGAGCCGACAGGCCACTACGAGCCTGCTGGAGCGGATGCGAGGAGCGTTGTGA
- a CDS encoding ATP-binding protein: MTAPRTEVPVTVRTFAHRFSSTRRGARLARLLAGHQLVDWGLPRGTCAFDGATLVIAELASNAVLHGLVPGRDCALRLAYDTGTGILRIEVSDTHPGRPARVEPSPVYDRGRGLALVEAIALRWGVQDRNGPGKTVWAECAMAAACENADRQRAGSTPVRAPGLSPGGPGRTGPDGAVPDAVGEEWGEDRLM; encoded by the coding sequence ATGACAGCACCACGCACCGAAGTCCCCGTCACCGTACGTACGTTCGCGCACCGCTTCTCGTCCACGCGGCGCGGTGCCCGGCTTGCCCGGCTGCTCGCCGGGCATCAGCTCGTCGACTGGGGACTCCCGCGCGGCACCTGCGCGTTCGACGGCGCGACCCTCGTCATCGCGGAACTCGCGTCGAACGCCGTGCTGCACGGCCTCGTCCCGGGCCGGGACTGCGCGCTGCGGCTCGCGTACGACACCGGGACCGGCATCCTCCGGATCGAGGTGTCCGACACCCATCCCGGCCGCCCCGCCCGCGTCGAGCCCTCACCCGTCTACGACCGGGGGCGGGGGCTGGCCCTGGTCGAGGCGATCGCCCTCCGCTGGGGTGTGCAGGACCGGAACGGGCCCGGCAAGACGGTGTGGGCGGAGTGCGCCATGGCGGCGGCCTGCGAGAACGCGGACCGTCAGAGGGCTGGAAGCACCCCTGTGCGCGCACCCGGACTGAGCCCGGGCGGGCCCGGGCGTACTGGTCCGGACGGCGCCGTCCCGGATGCCGTTGGGGAAGAATGGGGCGAGGATCGGCTGATGTGA
- a CDS encoding TMEM175 family protein: MTNTGPHRDGQGSLGGSGGTARAGGAQRVEALSDGVFAIAMTLLVLDISVPAGLDSADFHEALLDVLPNIAAYALSFAVIAQFWRDHRSILGAAPAPDGAVLGLTLVGLALVALLPFPTSLLAEYTEQALAVAVYSGTVAAVNTVHTALVAAVRRSETARDRARGPAGPADRGPRVRRQRLAVDSGVTAAVFGAAVPLAFVSPAAAMWSWLTLVPLNIVIGRRRRRTQQEATHREPAGRSPEA, translated from the coding sequence GTGACGAACACCGGGCCACACCGTGACGGGCAGGGCTCCCTCGGTGGAAGCGGTGGCACCGCTCGGGCCGGCGGCGCCCAGAGAGTGGAGGCTCTGTCGGACGGCGTCTTCGCCATCGCGATGACGCTCCTGGTACTGGACATCTCCGTGCCGGCGGGGCTGGACAGCGCGGACTTCCACGAGGCGCTGCTCGATGTGCTGCCGAACATCGCCGCGTACGCGCTCAGCTTTGCCGTCATCGCCCAGTTCTGGCGCGATCACCGCAGCATTCTCGGCGCCGCGCCTGCGCCGGACGGCGCGGTCCTCGGTCTGACGCTGGTGGGACTTGCTCTGGTGGCCCTGCTGCCGTTTCCGACGTCCCTGCTCGCCGAGTACACCGAGCAGGCACTGGCCGTGGCGGTCTACTCGGGGACGGTGGCGGCCGTCAATACCGTTCATACGGCCTTGGTGGCCGCCGTCCGCCGCAGCGAGACGGCCCGGGACCGTGCCCGGGGCCCCGCCGGACCGGCCGACAGGGGCCCGAGGGTCAGGAGGCAGCGGCTCGCCGTGGACTCGGGGGTCACCGCCGCGGTCTTCGGTGCCGCCGTGCCGCTGGCTTTCGTCTCTCCGGCGGCGGCCATGTGGTCCTGGCTCACCCTGGTCCCGCTGAACATCGTGATCGGCCGCAGACGACGGCGTACGCAGCAGGAGGCGACGCACCGGGAGCCTGCGGGGAGATCTCCCGAGGCGTGA